Genomic window (Thomasclavelia spiroformis DSM 1552):
ACAAGCGGTGGAGCATGTGGTTTAATTCGAAGCAACGCGAAGAACCTTACCAGGTCTTGACATCCGGATAAAGACCTCAGAGATGAGGGGATAGATATATCCGAGACAGGTGGTGCATGGTTGTCGTCAGCTCGTGTCGTGAGATGTTGGGTTAAGTCCCGCAACGAGCGCAACCCTTGTCGCTAGTTACCATCATTAAGTTGGGGACTCTAGCGAGACTGCCAGTGACAAGCTGGAGGAAGGCGGGGATGACGTCAAATCATCATGCCCCTTATGACCTGGGCTACACACGTGCTACAATGGATGGAGCAGAGGGAAGCGAAGCCGCGAGGTGAAGCAAAACCCATAAAACCATTCTCAGTTCGGATTGTAGTCTGCAACTCGACTACATGAAGTTGGAATCGCTAGTAATCGCGAATCAGCATGTCGCGGTGAATACGTTCTCGGGCCTTGTACACACCGCCCGTCACACCATGAGAGTTGATAACACCCGAAGCCGGTGGCCTAACCGCAAGGAGGGAGCTGTCTAAGGTGGGATTGATGATTGGGGTGAAGTCGTAACAAGGTATCCCTACGGGAACGTGGGGATGGATCACCTCCTTTCTAAGGAGAAGAGGAAGTGTGGAGAAGATTCTGTTTAGTTTTGAGTGAAACTCGAAGAAGAGAGAAGCTCAGAGATCATTGAAAACTGGATAATAGACAAATTGCGAAAGAAAGAGATCGAGATAAGAAAATTATTGAGGTCTTTCTAGAGAAAGTCGAAAGAAAACTAAGAGAATTCAACACTGAAACAGTCAGTAAGAAGGAAATAGTGATCAAGACACCGAATAGGTAAAGTAGGGAAGAGCGTATGGCGGATGCCTAGGCACAGAGAGGCGAAGAAGGACGCAGCAAACAGCGAAATGCGACGGGGAGCAGTAAGCATGCAACGATCCGTCGATGTCCGAATGGGGGAACCCATCCGGGATAGAGACCGGATATCCTGCAGTGAACAGATAGCTGCAGAGAGGCGAGACTCAGGGAACTGAAACATCTAAGTACCTGAAGGAAGAGAAAATAAAAATGATTTCCTAAGTAGCGGCGAGCGAAAGGGGAGGAGCCCAAACCGATTTTAGGATCGGGGTTGTAGGACTGTCAGGAAAGAGCAAGAAGGCATTATAGGCGAACGGACTGGGAAGTCCGGCGAGACAGGGTGAAAGCCCCGTAGCCGAAATAGTGAAGAAGCTTGAGACAGCACCTGAGTACGGCGGGACACGAGGAATCCTGTCGGAATCTACCAGGACCATCTGGTAAGGCTAAATACTCCTCTGTGACCGATAGTGAACCAGTACCGTGAGGGAAAGGTGAAAAGAACCCCGGGAGGGGAGTGAAAAAGAACCTGAAACCATATGCTTACAAGAAGTTAGAGCCCGTTAAAGGGTGATAGCGTGCCTTTTGTAGAATGAACCGGCGAGTTACGATATGCAGCGAGGTTAAGCAGGATATGCGGAGCCGAAGCGAAAGCGAGTCTTAACAGGGCGCTAGTTGCATGTCGTAGACCCGAAACCGAGTGATCTAGCCATGACCAGGTTGAAGTTGGGGTAAAACCCGATGGAGGACCGAACCGACCCCCGTTGAAACGTTGGCGGATGAGTTGTGGCTAGGGGTGAAATTCCAATCGAACTCGGAGATAGCTGGTTCTCCCCGAAATAGCTTTAGGGCTAGCGTCGAGAGAGAGTCATGTGAAGGTAGAGCACTGAATATGTGATGGCCCCATCCCGGGGTACTGAATATAATCAAACTCCGAATGTCACAGAGACATGCTCGGCAGTCAGACAGCGGGTGATAAGGTCCACTGTCAAGAGGGAAACAGCCCAGACCATCAGCTAAGGTCCCAAAATATATACTAAGTGGAAAAGGATGTGGAGATGTCCAGACAACTAGGAGGTTGGCTCAGAAGCAGCCATCCTTTAAAGAGTGCGTAACAGCTCACTAGTCGAATGACTCTGCGCCGATAATTTACCGGGGCTAAGTATATTACCGAAGCTATGGATTTGCGATGAGCAAGTGGTAGGGGAGCGTTCTATGAGCGAAGAAGCAGTACCGGAAGGAGCTGTGGAGCATATAGAAGAGAGAATGCCGGTGTGAGTAGCGGAACGTGGGTGAGAATCCCACGCACCGAAAACCCAAGGTTTCCAGAGGAAGGTTCGTCCGCTCTGGGTAAGTCGGGACCTAAGGCGAGGCCGAGAGGCGTAGTCGATGGACAACAGGTAGAGATTCCTGTACTTACGGTATGAATGAAGGAGTGACGGAGAAGGCTAGGTGATCCTGCGGCTGGAAGAGCAGGTGCAAGCGAGGTAGCAGATATCCAGGCAAATCCGGATGTCGAGAAAGCGAAGGCGTGAAGCGGATGGAAAGCCAAGGCAAGTACAGAAGTCATTGAAGCCAGCTTCCAAGAAAAGCTTCTAGTGAAAATCATACAGTAACCCGTACCGAAAATGGACACACATGGGTGAGGAGAGAATCCTAAGGTGAGCGAGAGAACTATAGCTAAGGAACTCTGCAAAATGACTCCGTAACTTAGGGAGAAGGAGTGCTCATAGAGATATGAGCCGCAGTGAAACGGCCCAAGCGACTGTTTACCAAAAACACAGCTCTATGCTAAGTCGAAAGACGACGTATATGGGGTGACGCCTGCCCGGTGCTGGAAGGTTAAGAGGATGTGTCAGCGCAAGCGAAGCACTGAATTGAAGCCCCAGTAAACGGCGGCCGTAACTATAACGGTCCTAAGGTAGCGAAATTCCTTGTCAGGTAAGTTCTGACCCGCACGAAAGGCGTAACGATTTGGGCGCTGTCTCAGCTGTAGACTCGGTGAAGTCTTAGTACCTGTGAAGATGCAGGTTACCCGCGACTAGACGGAAAGACCCCATGGAGCTTTACTGTAGCTTGATATTGGACTTTGATGCAGGATGTACAGGATAGGTAGGAGACTGAGAGACATGCACGCCAGTGTGTGAGGAGTCGCTGTTGGGATACTACTCTTCCTGTATTGGAGTTCTAACCGGATGCCATAAGCTGGCAACGGGACAGTGTCAGGTGGGCAGTTTGACTGGGGCGGTCGCCTCCCAAAGAGTAACGGAGGCGCCCAAAGATACCCTCAGCTTGGATGGAAATCAAGCGCAGAGTGCAAAGGCAAAAGGGTGTTTGACTGCGAGACCAACAAGTCGAGCAGGGACGAAAGTCGGGCTTAGTGATCCGGCGGTGCTGAATGGAAAGGCCGTCGCTCAACGGATAAAAGCTACCCTGGGGATAACAGGCTGATCTCCCCCAAGAGTTCACATCGACGGGGAGGTTTGGCACCTCGATGTCGGCTCATCGCATCCTGGAGCTGAAGTCGGTTCCAAGGGTTGGGCTGTTCGCCCATTAAAGCGGTACGCGAGCTGGGTTCAGAACGTCGTGAGACAGTTCGGTCCCTATCTGTCGTGGGCGTAGGAAGTTTGAGAAGATCTGTCCTCAGTACGAGAGGACCGGGATGGACATATCAATGGTGCACCAGTTGTCACGCCAGTGGCACAGCTGGGTAGCTAAATATGGAAGGGATAAACGCTGAAGGCATCTAAGTGTGAAACCCACTTCAAGATGAGACTTCCCATTACGCAAGTAGGTAAGACCCCTTAAAGACGATAAGGTTGATAGGTCAGGAGTGTAAGCATGGTGACATGTTCAGCGGACTGATACTAATAGGTCGAGGACTTAACCTAAAGAGAGAAGAAGAAGCAATAGGAGCTATTATCCGGTTTTGAGTGATTCTCGAAAGGAATTGCTTAAAAGAGAAGATCTGGTAGCGATAGCATGATGGACACACCTGTACCCATACCGAACACAGAAGTTAAGCATCATAACGGCGACGATAGTACTGCGGTGCGACAATAGCAAGCTGCCGGTTCTTTTTTTATTTAATATTTAAATTACACATTTCTAATTATTTAATCGAATAATTAAATAATTAAATACTATTGTCAAATTTTTATAAACACGTTATAATAGACAAGTAATACGTTGATGAGGAGTAGTAAATAAGAAAATTGTTTTAGAGAGAAAGACATTTGGTGAAAGTCTTTTAACAATGGAATTATTGAATTCACCTTTGAGTGCGACTAATCACCGCCGTTTAAGCTACGTTACAGCTAATTAAGTGTATGACATTTTGTCATAAATTAGGATGGTACCGCGAGATAATCGTTCCTATTGGGAACGATTTTTTATATTTTAGGAGGAATAAAATGGAAAATGAATTATTGAGAATCAAAGAAGAGGCATTGAATAAATTAGATGAATGTTCTTCTTTAAAAGAATTAAATGATATTCGTGTCCTATATTTAGGGAAAAAAGGTCCAATTCAAGAATCAATGAAATTAATGAAAAATATGGATCCGGAAGCTCGTAAAACATTTGGACAAATTTCAAATCTTGTTAAACAAGAATTATCTAAGGCTGTTGAAGAAAAAAAAGAACTATTAGAAAATCAAACAATTTTAGATAAAATTAATAGAGAAAAAATTGATATTACATTACCTAGCTATAAATTAGATCAAGGTTCATTGCATCCTTTATCAATAATTGTAACTGAATTAGAAGATCTATTTTTAGGAATGGGATATCAAATCGCTGAAGGTCCTGAAGTTGAAAGTGATTATTTTAATTTTGAATTAATGAATTTGCCAAAAGGACATCCAGCACGTGATATGCAAGATACATTTTACATTGATGAAAATACGCTTATGCGAACACATACATCTCCAGTCCAAGCACATACATTGTTAGCTGCTAAAGGAAAAGGTCCAATTAAAGTAATATGTCCTGGTAAAACTTATCGCCGTGATGATGATGATGCTACTCACTCACATCAATTTATGCAATGTGAAGGATTGGTTGTTGATAAAAATATTACAATGGCTGATTTAAAAGGAACATTGGAAGTATTTGCTCGTAAATTTTTTGGTGAAAAACGTGAAATACGTTTACGCCCTTCTTATTTCCCGTTCACTGAACCTTCTGTTGAAGTTGATATTTCTTGTCATAATTGTGGAGGTAAGGGTTGTTCAATGTGTAAACATACAGGATGGATTGAAATTTTAGGTGCAGGAATGGTAAATCCTAAAGTACTTGAAATGTGTGGTTTTGATTCTGAAATATATCAAGGATTTGCTTTTGGAATTGGAATTGAACGTGTTGCAATGCTTAAATATGGTATTGATAATATCCGTAATTTCTATAATGATGATATAAGATTTTTAAATCAGTTTACAAGAAAGGAGTAGAAGAATGGATATTAGTTTAAAAGTTTTAAATAGATATATAAAAGTTGATGATCAAGATCCTAAGGAACTTGCTGATAAAATTACTTCAATAGGATTAGAAGTAGAAGGAATGCATAATTTAGCAAATGGTAATAATATGACAATTGGTCATGTATTAGAATGTGTTCCACATCCTGATAGTGATCATTTAAATGTTTGTAAAGTAGAAGTAAAACCTGGAGAAATTAGACAAATTGTTTGTGGGGCACCAAATGTTGCTGCTAATCAAAAAGTAATTGTTGCAAATCCAGGATGTGATTTAGGTAATGGATTTATTATAAAAGAAAGTAAAATTAGAGGTGTAGAATCTAATGGAATGATCTGTTCGATTGCAGAACTTGGATTAGATCAAAGATTGTTAAAACCTGAAGATAAAGAAGGAATACATATATTGGATGATAATGCACCAGTTGGTGAAGATCCATTAGAATATATAGGTCTTAAAGATACAATTTTGGAGATAGGTTTAACACCAAACCGCGCTGATTGTATGGCATTAACTTCATTTGCATATGAAGTAGGTGCAATTTTAAAACGTGATGTAAATTTACCAAAAATTGAAACAAAAGGAATAGATGGTAGTGAAATAAATGTTAAAGTAGATACTGATCTATGTTCTTTTTTTGGTGCTAAATTAGTAAAAGGTGTTACAACAAAAGACTCACCTGAATGGTTAAAAAATGCTTTACTTGCTAGTGGAATCAAACCAATTAATAACATTGTAGATATTTCTAATTTTGTCATGTTGGAAACTGGCCAACCAATTCATATGTATGATTATGATAAATTAAATAAAAAAGAATTTGTAATTAAAACTGGATTTAATCGTAAAGAAATCTTATTAGATGGAGAAGAATATACAATTGAACCTAATGATATTATTGTTTCAACTGATGATGGAATTGGTTGTATTGCTGGTGTTATGGGATCTAATAGTACAAAAATTGATGAAAATACTACAAATATTGTAATTGAAGTTGCTACTTTTGATGGAGCTAATTTAAGAGAAACTGCAAGACGTTTGAATTTACTAACTGATGCATCACAACATTATATTAAAGGAGCATTAAATACGGCTAATTCTTTAAATATTTTGGAAAGATGTGCAAATTTATTGGAAGAACTAGCTGATGCTAAAGAAATTTATAAAAGTGTAACAACTGATTTAAATATTGAAGAACGATATGTAGAAGTTTCAACAAGTAAAGTAAATGGTTTATTAGGAACAAATATTAGTACTTTAGAAATAGAAGAAATATTTAATTCATTAAAATTTGAATTTACATTAAATGGAGAGCAATTTAATGTTAAAGTACCAACTTATCGTAATGATATTACAATGACAGCAGATTTAATTGAAGAAGTAGCACGTATTTATGGATATGATAAAATACCATCAACTTTGCCTGAAATGTCTATGACTGTTGGTAAAAGAAACGATGTTCAAGCAAAAAAACATGTGATTCGTAATTTGCTTAAGGACCAAGGATTACATGAAACATTAACTTATTCTTTAACATCACCAACATTAGTAGAGGATTTTAATATTTTTCATACTAATGAGACAATTAAATTAGCAATGCCGTTAGGAGAAGAAAGAAGTGTAACTAGAAAATCAATAATTAGTTCATTGTTACAAGTAATCAACTATAATCAATCACATAATATTAAAGATGTTAATGTTTTTGAATTATCTACAACATATTCTAAAGATACCGAATTACAAAACTTAGCAATTGCTTGTTGTGGTGAATATAATGGTTTAGCATTTAAACAAATTTCATATAAAGCTGATTATTATTTAATGAAAGGTTTTGTAGAAACAATCTTTAAAAATTTAGGTATCGAAGAATCTCGTTATAAATTAGTACGAGTAGATCAAAATGATATTAACTATCATCCTGGTAGATCAGCATATATAATGATTGGAAAAGAAATAGTAGGTGTGATTGGTAATATTCATCCATTAATGGAAAAGAAATATAATGTAAAAGATGTATATGTTGTAGAATTGAATTTGACAACATTACTTAGCTTAAAAACAAGCAAAGTTAAATTCGTTGATATTCCAGTGTATCCATCAGTAAGTAGAGATATTGCTTTAGTAATGGATAAAGATGTTGCTACATATGATGTATGTCGTAAAATTATTCAAGCAAGTAAACAATTGGTAAAAGAAACTAAAATCTTTGATGTTTATGAAGGTGAACATATTGGAGCTAATAAAAAATCTGTAGCAATTAATTTGATTTTCCAAGATTCAAAAGGAACTTTACAAGAAAATACTATAAATGCAGTAATGGAAAAGATTTTAGAATCAGTATCAAAAGAATTTGATGCAGTATTAAGAGCATAATTATAAAAGAAATGGACTAGTGTCTGTTTCTTTTTAGTGTGCCACGCATGACATAAGACTAGGTGGTGAAAGTCCACTGTGGGGGTTTCGTACTACCAACCACTAGCCGAAGACAAGGTATCCATCGTAAGGTGTGAACGGGAGGAAGTTGGAGGCAAAGTCCTGACCCAAGGAATACGAACTATTTTAGGCAGAAGCTTATCGGATGAGATTGCTAAACAAATCGAAGTCCAATAGTACGACGGAATAAGCAGTGTAAAGATAGTGGGTACATAGGATGAAAGTGTTATGTCTTACCGTGGGAGGTCCTAGGAACATGATGAAAATGTAATCATGGTGGAAACGTTTGTCCTAGGAAGTCAGCCGAGGTCATAGTAGTGATGATGATAACTGTAATGGTTATCTAGCGAAGGACCGAACATAAGGAGGTGAACTGGAAATGAAAGATACTCAAGATAAAATAGGATACTGTCAACTATCATTAGGCTTACTCTATGAAGATAGTACGGAATACGACAATAGTGGAGAAGTGTATCCTACATCAAAACAAGAGATATCACATACGAAGAACACCAATAGATTTGTAGTACATGAGAAGTTACTTGAAACAATTATGGAGGATGCCAATATAGAAAAGGCAATCCAAAGGGTTATGAGTAATAAGGGAAGTGGTGGTGTAGATAAAATGCAAGTCGCAGAAGTTCGTACGCATTTCGCACAACACTGGTCTTATCTAAAGAAACTTATCATGGAGGGACATTATAGTCCACAAGCCGTTAAAAGAGTAGAAATACCAAAAGATAACGGAAAGAAAAGAGAGTTAGGAATTCCAACAGTGACGGATAGGGTCATACAACAGGCGATAGTACAGGTACTGACACCAATATTTGAACCCCAATTCAGTGACAATAGTTATGGGTTCCGACCAAGAAGAAATGCCCATCAAGCAGTAAGAAAAGTAGTCGAATACGCCAATGAAGGATATCGATATACAGTAGACCTAGATTTAGAGAAGTACTTTGATACAGTCAACCATTCAAGACTTATACAGATATTGTCACAAACTATTAAAGACGGAAGAGTTATATCACTCATACATAAATATCTCAATGCAGGAGTCATAGTAAAACATAAGTTTGAAGAAACTACAAAAGGAGTACCCCAAGGTGGGCCACTCAGCCCATTATTATCAAATATATATCTTAATGAATTTGATAAAGAAATGGAAAGAAGAGGAAATCGATTTGTAAGGTACGCAGATGACTGTGTCATACTATTCAAAAGTAAAAGAAGTGCAATGAGAGTCAAAGAAACAGTGACAAGATATTTAGAAGAGAAATTATTTGTAAAAGTGAACCAAGAGAAGACAAAGGTAGCCTATATTACTGATATAAAATTCTTGGGCTTTGGATTTTATATAGAGAAGAGTGGTAATGTACGAATCACTGTTCACAAGAAATCTAAAGAAAAGATGAAAAAGAGAATAAAGGAAATCACCAAAAGGAACCGACCAATATCAAGTAAGGAATTAGCTAAAGAGTTAAAAGAATACATTACAGGTTGGGTGAATTACTATAGGATAGCGAATATGAGTAAACATCTAAGGGAAATAGACTCATGGATGAGAAGAAGAATACGAATGATATATTGGAAAAGATGGAAGTTAGTAAGAACAAGGTATAGAAATTTACAAAAACTAGGTATTAATAAAAGTAAGGCATGGGAATGGGCAAACACAAGAAAAAGCTACTGGCACATCGCCAATAGCTTCATACTAAAAAGGACACTTACAAATGAAGTATTAAAAATATACGGATTTATAAGTGCACTAGATTATTACAACTCTATAAACTTATGAAACGCCGTGTAGGGAACCCTACGCACGGTGTTGTGAAAGGGGCGAAAGATTTTAATTCTTAGCCCCTATTCAATTTATTGGTATAAATAAAAACCAGATTAATATCTGGTTTATAATTTAGGAATACTCTTATATTCAAGAGAAATTAATTGGTCAGGACTATTTGATATGCATGATAAAAGCTTTGTTGCTTTAAATTCAAGATTTAAAGCTAAATGTTGATAACTAGAAAAGTTAGTTATTATTTTATAATCGCATATTTTTTTGATTCTATTTAAATATTTTTGACCAACATTATTCATTTTTAAAACTCTAATATAATCAATTTTCATACTTTCAATAATTGTAGCCTTATTATTACCCATTAAAATATGAATTAACATTCTTTGGATTCTAGAACGTGTATAACGTTTAGAAGTCAAAGATGTTATGAATTGATTCATATCTTTGCATAATAATATTTTTTCTTTGAGTAAATTTTCTATTCCCTCATCAACAAGATGAATATATTTTAATTCATCTTTTGAAATTGTTAAAAGTTTGTAACGTAGAAAAGGAAAGAAATCTTCAAAAAAATAAAATTCTTTATATTCATCATAGTTACAAATTTGATTTGTTATAGCTATATTATTTTTTAATGCATGTCTTATAGCACTTGCTGAACATATATTTTCAAGTTCTAAACTATGAAAATCATTTGTTCTTTTTATACAATGTAAATTAATTTGAAAGTTATTATTTATGACTTCTTTTACATATGCTAAACCTAATAAATCATTAGGGGTAGTAATACTTTTATTCATTAAAATTGATAATGCTTTATTGCAAGCATCAGGATAACGTAAACCTAAATTTAGTTGATGCTTTACTAATGTATTATAATCATTAGTATTATTTTTTATTGTCAAAGCAATATCTTTAAAAAGGTCAATATTACCACTTTCACTTCCAAAAACAATGTCAGTTACATTTAATTTATGGAGTATTTCAATTGCTCCCTTAGCAAAATAATCAGCACTTTGTACACTATATACAAATGGTAATTCAATGACTAAATCAACACCATTTTTAATTGCTATTTTAGCTCTTGTCCACTTATCGCTTATTGCTGGTTCACCACGTTGAACAAAATGACTTGACATAATTATTATTGTTATATCAGGGTTAACTAGTTCTTTTGCTTTGTTTAAATGATATAAATGTCCTTGGTGAAAGGGATTATATTCAACAATTAATCCAAGAACTTTCATAAATTAACCTTCAAAGAGTATTTAGAAAATTTTTTAATAACTTTAAATATTGTTGAAACAATCATAATTGCTAATGCTAGACTAGCAGAAATGGCAATAGTATGAATGAAACTATCTATAAATAATGCTGTATTTCCTTGTGTACAATAAAGCATAGTTTGATAAATTCCACGTCCAGGTACAAGTGGGAAACAGCCTATAATCAAAAATATTGTTGCAGGTGCTTTAAAGATACGAGCTGCTATTTCAGAAAATAAACTAACTATTGTCATTGCAATAAAATAAGCAACTAATTCGTTATTAAAATTATTAAACAATAAAAATACTAACCAACCCAACGCTCCACCAAAAGAACTAACTAAAACAAATCGCAATTGGTGATGAATTCTAAATATTAAAGAAAAACCAATACAAGCAACAAACGCACTTAAACATTGAATAAAATTATTCATCTTAACCTCCTAAAAGTACCATTATTGTTCCAACGCCAACTGCAATAAAAGTAGCAGTTAATAACGCTTCTAACATACGTGCTGTACCTGAAATATAATCGCCACCCATAATATCTCTTAAACTATTTGTAATTGCTACACCTGGTGTCAAAATCATTAAACAACCAATAATTACAGCTTGAAGGTTATCAATAAATCCAACTTTATTGCAAACAATGGCAATTATTGTTAAAAGCAT
Coding sequences:
- a CDS encoding threonine/serine exporter family protein; the protein is MNNFIQCLSAFVACIGFSLIFRIHHQLRFVLVSSFGGALGWLVFLLFNNFNNELVAYFIAMTIVSLFSEIAARIFKAPATIFLIIGCFPLVPGRGIYQTMLYCTQGNTALFIDSFIHTIAISASLALAIMIVSTIFKVIKKFSKYSLKVNL
- the pheS gene encoding phenylalanine--tRNA ligase subunit alpha, whose product is MENELLRIKEEALNKLDECSSLKELNDIRVLYLGKKGPIQESMKLMKNMDPEARKTFGQISNLVKQELSKAVEEKKELLENQTILDKINREKIDITLPSYKLDQGSLHPLSIIVTELEDLFLGMGYQIAEGPEVESDYFNFELMNLPKGHPARDMQDTFYIDENTLMRTHTSPVQAHTLLAAKGKGPIKVICPGKTYRRDDDDATHSHQFMQCEGLVVDKNITMADLKGTLEVFARKFFGEKREIRLRPSYFPFTEPSVEVDISCHNCGGKGCSMCKHTGWIEILGAGMVNPKVLEMCGFDSEIYQGFAFGIGIERVAMLKYGIDNIRNFYNDDIRFLNQFTRKE
- the pheT gene encoding phenylalanine--tRNA ligase subunit beta, with translation MDISLKVLNRYIKVDDQDPKELADKITSIGLEVEGMHNLANGNNMTIGHVLECVPHPDSDHLNVCKVEVKPGEIRQIVCGAPNVAANQKVIVANPGCDLGNGFIIKESKIRGVESNGMICSIAELGLDQRLLKPEDKEGIHILDDNAPVGEDPLEYIGLKDTILEIGLTPNRADCMALTSFAYEVGAILKRDVNLPKIETKGIDGSEINVKVDTDLCSFFGAKLVKGVTTKDSPEWLKNALLASGIKPINNIVDISNFVMLETGQPIHMYDYDKLNKKEFVIKTGFNRKEILLDGEEYTIEPNDIIVSTDDGIGCIAGVMGSNSTKIDENTTNIVIEVATFDGANLRETARRLNLLTDASQHYIKGALNTANSLNILERCANLLEELADAKEIYKSVTTDLNIEERYVEVSTSKVNGLLGTNISTLEIEEIFNSLKFEFTLNGEQFNVKVPTYRNDITMTADLIEEVARIYGYDKIPSTLPEMSMTVGKRNDVQAKKHVIRNLLKDQGLHETLTYSLTSPTLVEDFNIFHTNETIKLAMPLGEERSVTRKSIISSLLQVINYNQSHNIKDVNVFELSTTYSKDTELQNLAIACCGEYNGLAFKQISYKADYYLMKGFVETIFKNLGIEESRYKLVRVDQNDINYHPGRSAYIMIGKEIVGVIGNIHPLMEKKYNVKDVYVVELNLTTLLSLKTSKVKFVDIPVYPSVSRDIALVMDKDVATYDVCRKIIQASKQLVKETKIFDVYEGEHIGANKKSVAINLIFQDSKGTLQENTINAVMEKILESVSKEFDAVLRA
- a CDS encoding nucleotidyltransferase, with translation MKVLGLIVEYNPFHQGHLYHLNKAKELVNPDITIIIMSSHFVQRGEPAISDKWTRAKIAIKNGVDLVIELPFVYSVQSADYFAKGAIEILHKLNVTDIVFGSESGNIDLFKDIALTIKNNTNDYNTLVKHQLNLGLRYPDACNKALSILMNKSITTPNDLLGLAYVKEVINNNFQINLHCIKRTNDFHSLELENICSASAIRHALKNNIAITNQICNYDEYKEFYFFEDFFPFLRYKLLTISKDELKYIHLVDEGIENLLKEKILLCKDMNQFITSLTSKRYTRSRIQRMLIHILMGNNKATIIESMKIDYIRVLKMNNVGQKYLNRIKKICDYKIITNFSSYQHLALNLEFKATKLLSCISNSPDQLISLEYKSIPKL
- the ltrA gene encoding group II intron reverse transcriptase/maturase; this translates as MKDTQDKIGYCQLSLGLLYEDSTEYDNSGEVYPTSKQEISHTKNTNRFVVHEKLLETIMEDANIEKAIQRVMSNKGSGGVDKMQVAEVRTHFAQHWSYLKKLIMEGHYSPQAVKRVEIPKDNGKKRELGIPTVTDRVIQQAIVQVLTPIFEPQFSDNSYGFRPRRNAHQAVRKVVEYANEGYRYTVDLDLEKYFDTVNHSRLIQILSQTIKDGRVISLIHKYLNAGVIVKHKFEETTKGVPQGGPLSPLLSNIYLNEFDKEMERRGNRFVRYADDCVILFKSKRSAMRVKETVTRYLEEKLFVKVNQEKTKVAYITDIKFLGFGFYIEKSGNVRITVHKKSKEKMKKRIKEITKRNRPISSKELAKELKEYITGWVNYYRIANMSKHLREIDSWMRRRIRMIYWKRWKLVRTRYRNLQKLGINKSKAWEWANTRKSYWHIANSFILKRTLTNEVLKIYGFISALDYYNSINL